The following are encoded in a window of Aromatoleum petrolei genomic DNA:
- a CDS encoding NAD-dependent epimerase/dehydratase family protein gives MKRILIVGSGDVARRAIPWLMRRFRVFALVRSAEGLAGLRALGATPVFADLDDRRSLRRLAGIADAVLHFAPPPDRGTRDTRTARLLAALACATSLPQRIVYISTTGVYGDCGGRAVDETHPCRPQTARAQRRVDAEGRLRRFGARCGVRVCVLRAPGIYASDRLPVARLGRGDPVLRAEEDVHTNHIHADDLAHLACLALFRAGAGRVYNAVDDTRMKMGDYFDFAADTFGLPRPQRLSRAELASRISPMALSFMGESRQLDNRRIRRELRARLLYPSVREGFAAALNVKHSS, from the coding sequence ATGAAAAGAATATTGATCGTCGGCAGCGGCGACGTGGCCCGGCGCGCGATTCCGTGGCTCATGCGGCGCTTCAGGGTGTTCGCCCTGGTGCGCAGTGCAGAGGGGCTCGCCGGACTGCGCGCGCTCGGTGCCACACCGGTATTTGCCGACCTCGACGACCGTCGTAGCCTGCGGCGCCTGGCCGGAATCGCGGATGCTGTCCTGCATTTCGCGCCTCCCCCCGACCGCGGCACGCGCGATACGCGTACGGCAAGACTGCTGGCGGCACTTGCGTGCGCGACGAGTCTACCACAGCGCATTGTCTATATAAGTACGACGGGCGTGTATGGCGATTGCGGCGGACGGGCTGTCGACGAGACCCATCCATGCCGTCCGCAGACGGCGCGGGCGCAGCGTCGTGTCGATGCGGAAGGCCGCTTGCGGCGCTTCGGGGCTCGCTGCGGCGTGAGGGTGTGTGTGCTGCGTGCGCCGGGTATCTACGCGAGCGACCGCCTGCCGGTGGCGAGGCTGGGGCGCGGCGATCCGGTGCTGCGCGCGGAAGAGGACGTCCACACCAATCACATCCACGCCGACGATCTCGCGCACCTGGCATGCCTCGCGCTTTTTCGCGCCGGGGCGGGACGCGTCTACAATGCCGTCGATGATACGCGCATGAAGATGGGCGATTATTTCGATTTCGCCGCCGACACCTTCGGCCTGCCGCGGCCGCAGCGCCTTTCGCGCGCGGAACTCGCGTCACGCATTTCGCCGATGGCCCTGTCCTTCATGGGCGAGTCGCGACAACTGGACAATCGCCGCATCCGGCGCGAGCTACGGGCGCGTCTGCTGTACCCGAGCGTGCGCGAAGGTTTCGCCGCGGCGCTCAACGTGAAACATTCAAGCTAG
- a CDS encoding CopD family protein, with amino-acid sequence MLVVKALHISFVVAWFAGLFYLPRLFVNHAMVEDAATRERLALMELKLYRFMTPLGILAVVLGFWLWFGYADMIVIGGWLHLKTALVSFLIVYHLYCGRLMRDFAAGRNTRSHKWYRVFNEVPVLVLFASVFLVVLKPF; translated from the coding sequence ATGCTGGTAGTGAAAGCCCTGCACATTTCCTTCGTCGTTGCGTGGTTCGCGGGCCTGTTTTACCTCCCGCGCCTGTTCGTGAATCACGCGATGGTGGAGGACGCGGCGACGCGCGAGCGGCTGGCGCTGATGGAGCTCAAGCTCTACCGCTTTATGACACCGCTGGGGATTCTCGCCGTCGTGCTCGGCTTCTGGCTGTGGTTCGGCTATGCGGACATGATCGTGATCGGCGGCTGGCTCCACCTCAAGACCGCCCTGGTGAGCTTCCTGATCGTCTATCACCTCTACTGCGGCAGGCTCATGCGTGACTTCGCCGCCGGACGCAATACGCGGAGCCACAAGTGGTACCGTGTGTTCAACGAGGTTCCGGTGCTGGTGCTGTTCGCATCCGTGTTCCTTGTCGTGCTGAAGCCCTTCTGA
- a CDS encoding THUMP domain-containing class I SAM-dependent RNA methyltransferase, with protein sequence MSESFFSPCPRGLEPMLAEELAALGARDVEATHGGVGFSGDWQTCYRANLESRLATRVMWRLAQGRYQSEEDIYRLAYGATWAKWFTVDDTIRIYVTAKQSPLRSLEFITLKIKDAVCDHFRTVTGKRPSVDTANPAVRIHAFLTRDRVTLYLDTSGEPLYKRGYKPAAVEAPLKENLAAGILRISGWRPGEALIDPMCGSGTFLIEAAQIALDIAPGLGRSFAFERFRHLDRAAWASIRKAAEGRRKPVRPLRIYGSDVVGEQVRRTRVNLQSAGLADCVTLDRADFLTRDAPAPEGVMVTNPPYGVRIGEAEELAALYPQFGDALKKRWSGWRCYFLSADPALPKLIGLKASKRTPLFNGALECRVFEYKMIAGSNRRKAPDDGSEFVK encoded by the coding sequence ATGTCCGAATCCTTCTTTTCCCCCTGTCCGCGCGGTCTCGAGCCGATGCTTGCCGAGGAACTCGCCGCGCTCGGGGCGCGGGACGTCGAGGCAACACACGGCGGTGTCGGTTTCTCGGGCGACTGGCAGACCTGCTATCGCGCCAATCTTGAGAGCCGTCTCGCCACTCGCGTGATGTGGCGCCTCGCGCAGGGACGCTATCAATCCGAGGAGGACATCTACCGTCTGGCCTACGGAGCGACCTGGGCCAAATGGTTCACCGTCGACGACACGATCCGCATCTACGTGACGGCGAAACAATCGCCGTTGCGCAGTCTCGAGTTCATCACGCTGAAGATCAAGGATGCGGTGTGCGACCACTTCCGCACCGTGACCGGCAAGCGCCCGAGCGTCGATACGGCGAACCCTGCGGTCCGCATCCATGCCTTCCTGACGCGCGACCGTGTCACGCTCTATCTCGATACTTCCGGCGAGCCGCTGTACAAACGCGGCTACAAGCCTGCCGCCGTCGAGGCGCCGCTGAAGGAAAACCTCGCCGCCGGCATCCTGCGCATCAGCGGCTGGCGGCCGGGGGAGGCGCTGATCGACCCGATGTGCGGCAGCGGCACCTTTCTCATCGAGGCGGCGCAGATTGCGCTCGACATTGCCCCCGGACTCGGCCGCAGCTTCGCCTTCGAGCGCTTCCGCCATCTCGACCGCGCAGCCTGGGCGTCGATCCGCAAGGCGGCGGAGGGGCGGCGCAAGCCGGTGCGGCCGCTGCGCATCTACGGCTCGGACGTGGTCGGCGAACAGGTGCGGCGCACGCGCGTGAATCTGCAGTCTGCCGGGCTGGCCGACTGCGTGACGCTGGATCGAGCGGACTTCCTGACGCGCGATGCGCCCGCCCCCGAAGGCGTGATGGTGACGAACCCGCCCTACGGCGTGCGCATCGGCGAGGCGGAGGAGCTGGCGGCGCTGTATCCGCAGTTCGGCGACGCGCTGAAGAAGCGCTGGAGCGGCTGGCGCTGCTACTTCCTGTCGGCGGACCCGGCGCTGCCCAAGCTGATCGGCCTGAAGGCGAGCAAGCGCACGCCGCTCTTCAACGGCGCGCTGGAGTGCCGCGTGTTCGAGTACAAGATGATCGCCGGCAGCAACCGGCGGAAGGCGCCCGACGACGGATCAGAGTTTGTGAAGTAA
- a CDS encoding CDP-6-deoxy-delta-3,4-glucoseen reductase — protein sequence MSFQISLEPGGQQFQADSDQTILEAALAAGLVLPYGCRDGACGACKGKVIRGEVALTGAATALSDADRAAGMTLFCSAHAHSDLVLEARNVSRAGDIPIKKLPCRVQRLTRAAPDVMVIELKLPASEPFRFRAGQYIDFLLADGRRRSFSIANAPHREDAMELHVRLVPGGAFTEHVFNGMKERDILRFEGPLGSFGLHEESRAPIVLLAGGTGFAPIKSIVEHALHAGIARPMTLYWGSRNRGGLYMDELARSWEQSLPGFRYVPVLSEAGPADAWHGRTGLVHRTVIEDLPDLSAHEVYACGSPAMIDAARSEFTAQCGLPQDAFFADAFTFATDAP from the coding sequence ATGTCGTTCCAGATTTCACTCGAGCCAGGCGGCCAGCAATTCCAGGCCGATTCGGATCAGACCATCCTCGAGGCCGCCCTCGCCGCAGGTCTCGTCCTTCCCTACGGCTGCCGTGACGGCGCCTGCGGCGCATGCAAGGGCAAGGTGATCCGCGGCGAGGTCGCCCTCACCGGCGCAGCGACCGCGCTCAGCGACGCCGACCGCGCCGCCGGCATGACGCTCTTCTGCAGCGCCCATGCGCATTCGGATCTGGTCCTCGAGGCGCGCAATGTGAGCCGCGCCGGCGACATCCCGATCAAGAAACTTCCGTGCCGCGTGCAGCGACTGACCCGTGCCGCGCCGGATGTGATGGTGATCGAACTGAAGCTCCCCGCGAGCGAGCCCTTCCGCTTCCGCGCCGGCCAGTACATCGACTTCCTGCTCGCCGACGGTCGCCGGCGCAGCTTCTCGATCGCCAACGCGCCGCATCGCGAGGATGCCATGGAGTTGCACGTGCGCCTGGTGCCCGGCGGCGCCTTCACCGAACACGTCTTCAACGGCATGAAGGAGCGCGACATCCTGCGCTTCGAGGGGCCGCTCGGCAGCTTCGGCCTGCATGAGGAGTCGCGGGCGCCGATCGTGCTGCTCGCGGGCGGCACCGGCTTCGCGCCGATCAAGAGCATCGTCGAGCACGCGCTCCATGCCGGCATCGCGCGGCCGATGACGCTTTACTGGGGCTCGCGCAACCGTGGCGGCCTCTACATGGACGAACTCGCACGCTCGTGGGAACAGTCCCTGCCCGGTTTCCGCTACGTTCCGGTATTGTCCGAGGCAGGACCCGCGGATGCCTGGCACGGGCGCACCGGCCTCGTGCACCGCACGGTGATCGAGGACCTGCCCGACCTGTCCGCGCACGAAGTCTATGCCTGCGGATCACCGGCCATGATCGACGCCGCGCGCAGCGAATTTACCGCACAGTGCGGGCTACCGCAGGACGCGTTCTTCGCTGACGCCTTCACCTTCGCCACCGACGCCCCCTGA